A stretch of Usitatibacter palustris DNA encodes these proteins:
- the fusA gene encoding elongation factor G, which translates to MARKTPIERYRNIGISAHIDAGKTTTTERILFYTGVSHKIGEVHDGATVMDWMEQERERGITITSAATTCFWKGMDANRPEHRINIIDTPGHVDFTIEVERSMRVLDGACMVYCAVGGVQPQSETVWRQANKYKVPRLAFVNKMDRTGANFFKVYDQMKTRLKANPVPIQIPIGAEDKFLGVVDLIKMKAIYWDEASQGMKFEMREIPAELVEQAKEWREKMIESAAEANETIMNKYLEAGELSEEEIRKALRDRTIASEIVPMMCGSAFKNKGVQAMLDAVLDYMPAPTDIPPVKGLLENGQPTERRAADDESFSGLAFKIMTDPFVGQLIFFRVYSGVVNSGDTIYNPIKFKKERIGRILQMHANQREEIKEVRAGDIAAAVGLREATTGDTLCDPDKVIILERMVFPEPVISQAVEPKTKVDQEKMGIALNRLAQEDPSFRVRTDEESGQTIIAGMGELHLEIIVDRMRREFGVEASVGKPQVAYRETIRKVVESVEGKFIKQSGGRGQYGHVVLKVEPSEPGKGFEFVDAIKGGAVPREFIPAVEKGLKETLPAGVLAGYPVVDVKVTLHYGSYHEVDSNENAFKMAASMGFKEGMRRASPVLLEPMMAVEVETPEDYSGTVMGDLSSRRGQIQGMDDMVGGGKIIKAEVPLSEMFGYSTTLRSATQGRATYTMEFKHYSEAPKNVAEAIINQKAAA; encoded by the coding sequence GTGGCTCGCAAGACACCCATCGAACGCTACCGCAACATCGGGATCTCGGCGCACATCGACGCCGGAAAGACCACGACCACGGAGCGCATCCTTTTCTATACCGGGGTGTCCCACAAGATCGGCGAAGTCCATGACGGCGCGACCGTGATGGACTGGATGGAGCAGGAGCGCGAGCGCGGCATCACGATCACGTCGGCCGCGACGACCTGCTTCTGGAAGGGCATGGACGCGAACCGTCCCGAGCACCGCATCAACATCATCGACACCCCGGGCCACGTGGACTTCACCATCGAGGTGGAGCGCTCCATGCGTGTGCTCGACGGCGCGTGCATGGTCTATTGCGCCGTGGGCGGCGTGCAGCCGCAGTCCGAAACCGTCTGGCGCCAGGCCAACAAGTACAAGGTGCCGCGCCTGGCGTTCGTCAACAAGATGGACCGCACGGGTGCGAACTTCTTCAAGGTCTACGACCAGATGAAGACGCGCCTCAAGGCGAACCCGGTTCCCATCCAGATCCCCATCGGGGCCGAGGACAAGTTCCTGGGCGTGGTCGACCTCATCAAGATGAAGGCGATCTACTGGGACGAAGCTTCCCAGGGCATGAAATTCGAGATGCGCGAGATTCCCGCCGAGCTCGTCGAGCAGGCCAAGGAATGGCGCGAGAAGATGATCGAGTCCGCCGCCGAGGCGAACGAGACCATCATGAACAAGTACCTCGAGGCGGGCGAACTCTCTGAAGAGGAGATTCGCAAGGCCCTGCGCGACCGCACCATCGCGAGCGAAATCGTTCCGATGATGTGTGGCTCGGCGTTCAAGAACAAGGGCGTCCAGGCCATGCTCGACGCCGTGCTCGACTACATGCCTGCGCCGACGGATATCCCGCCGGTGAAGGGCCTGCTCGAGAACGGCCAGCCGACCGAGCGCCGTGCCGCTGACGACGAGTCGTTCTCCGGCCTCGCGTTCAAGATCATGACCGACCCGTTCGTCGGCCAGCTCATCTTCTTCCGCGTCTATTCGGGCGTGGTGAATTCGGGCGACACGATCTACAACCCGATCAAGTTCAAGAAGGAGCGCATTGGCCGCATCCTGCAGATGCACGCCAACCAGCGCGAAGAGATCAAGGAAGTCCGCGCCGGCGACATCGCTGCGGCCGTGGGCCTTCGTGAAGCCACGACCGGCGACACGCTTTGCGATCCCGACAAGGTCATCATCCTCGAGCGGATGGTGTTCCCGGAACCGGTGATCTCGCAGGCCGTCGAGCCCAAGACCAAGGTCGACCAGGAAAAGATGGGCATCGCCCTCAACCGCCTCGCGCAGGAGGATCCGTCCTTCCGCGTGCGCACGGACGAGGAGTCGGGCCAGACGATCATCGCCGGCATGGGCGAGTTGCACCTGGAGATCATCGTCGACCGCATGCGCCGCGAATTCGGCGTCGAGGCGAGCGTCGGCAAGCCGCAGGTGGCCTACCGCGAGACCATCCGCAAGGTCGTCGAGTCGGTCGAGGGCAAGTTCATCAAGCAGTCGGGTGGCCGCGGCCAGTACGGTCACGTGGTGCTCAAGGTCGAGCCCTCGGAACCCGGCAAGGGCTTCGAGTTCGTCGACGCGATCAAGGGCGGCGCGGTGCCGCGCGAGTTCATCCCGGCGGTCGAAAAGGGCCTCAAGGAAACGCTGCCGGCGGGCGTGCTTGCCGGGTACCCGGTCGTCGACGTCAAGGTGACGCTGCACTACGGCTCGTACCACGAGGTCGACTCGAACGAAAACGCGTTCAAGATGGCCGCCTCCATGGGCTTCAAGGAAGGCATGCGCCGGGCGAGCCCGGTGCTGCTCGAGCCGATGATGGCCGTCGAAGTCGAAACGCCGGAAGACTACTCCGGCACCGTGATGGGCGACCTCTCGTCGCGTCGTGGCCAGATCCAGGGCATGGACGACATGGTCGGCGGCGGCAAGATCATCAAGGCCGAGGTGCCGCTGTCCGAGATGTTCGGCTACTCGACCACGCTGCGTTCGGCCACACAGGGCCGCGCGACGTACACGATGGAATTCAAGCACTACTCGGAGGCGCCGAAGAACGTCGCCGAGGCGATCATCAACCAGAAAGCTGCAGCCTGA
- the rpsL gene encoding 30S ribosomal protein S12, translated as MPTINQLMRKPRRKAVTKSKVPALAGSPQKRGVCTRVYTTTPKKPNSALRKVAKVRLTNGHEVISYIGGEGHNLQEHSVVLIRGGRVKDLPGVRYHMVRGSLDTAGVKDRKQSRSKYGAKRPKAA; from the coding sequence ATGCCTACGATCAATCAGTTGATGCGCAAGCCCCGCCGCAAGGCGGTCACCAAGAGCAAGGTTCCGGCGCTCGCCGGCAGCCCGCAAAAACGCGGTGTCTGCACGCGGGTCTACACCACGACCCCGAAGAAGCCGAATTCGGCCCTCCGGAAGGTCGCCAAGGTGCGCCTGACCAATGGTCACGAAGTGATCAGTTACATCGGTGGTGAAGGCCACAACCTCCAGGAGCACTCGGTCGTGCTCATCCGGGGCGGCCGCGTGAAGGACCTTCCTGGCGTGCGCTACCACATGGTGCGCGGAAGCCTCGACACCGCCGGCGTCAAGGACCGCAAGCAGTCCCGCTCGAAGTACGGCGCCAAGCGCCCGAAAGCAGCTTGA
- the tuf gene encoding elongation factor Tu, with product MAKGKFERTKPHVNVGTIGHVDHGKTTLTAAITTVLSKKFGGEAKAYDQIDAAPEEKARGITINTAHVEYETANRHYAHVDCPGHADYVKNMITGAAQMDGAILVVSAADGPMPQTREHILLARQVGVPYIIVFMNKADMVDDKELLELVEMEVRELLSKYKFPGDKTPIVIGSALKALEGDTSEMGEGAIMKLADALDTYIPTPERAIEGAFLMPVEDVFSISGRGTVVTGRIERGICKVGDEIEIVGLKATQKTICTGVEMFRKLLDQGQAGDNVGILLRGTKREEVERGQVLAKPGSIPPHTKFECEVYVLSKEEGGRHTPFFNGYRPQFYFRTTDVTGSLVLPEGTEMVMPGDNIKMVVTLIAPIAMEEKLRFAIREGGRTVGAGVVSKVLE from the coding sequence ATGGCCAAGGGCAAGTTTGAGCGTACGAAGCCCCACGTGAACGTGGGCACGATCGGTCACGTGGACCACGGCAAGACGACGCTGACGGCGGCGATCACGACGGTGCTGTCGAAGAAGTTCGGTGGCGAGGCGAAGGCCTACGACCAGATCGATGCGGCGCCCGAAGAGAAGGCGCGCGGCATCACGATCAACACGGCGCACGTGGAGTACGAGACGGCCAACCGTCACTACGCGCACGTCGATTGCCCGGGCCACGCGGACTACGTGAAGAACATGATCACGGGTGCGGCGCAGATGGACGGCGCGATCCTGGTGGTGTCGGCCGCTGACGGCCCGATGCCGCAGACGCGCGAGCACATCCTGCTCGCCCGCCAGGTGGGCGTGCCCTACATCATCGTGTTCATGAACAAGGCCGACATGGTCGACGACAAGGAGCTGCTGGAGCTCGTCGAGATGGAGGTTCGTGAGCTCCTGAGCAAGTACAAGTTCCCCGGGGACAAGACCCCGATCGTGATCGGCTCGGCGCTCAAGGCGCTCGAGGGCGACACCTCGGAGATGGGCGAAGGGGCGATCATGAAGCTCGCCGACGCCCTCGACACGTACATTCCGACGCCGGAGCGTGCGATCGAAGGTGCGTTCCTGATGCCCGTCGAAGACGTGTTCTCGATCTCGGGCCGCGGCACGGTGGTGACCGGTCGTATCGAGCGCGGGATCTGCAAGGTCGGTGACGAAATCGAGATCGTGGGCCTGAAGGCTACGCAGAAGACGATTTGCACGGGCGTTGAAATGTTCCGGAAGCTGCTCGACCAGGGCCAGGCCGGTGACAACGTGGGCATCCTGCTGCGCGGCACCAAGCGCGAAGAAGTCGAGCGCGGCCAGGTGCTGGCCAAGCCCGGCTCGATCCCGCCGCACACGAAGTTCGAGTGCGAGGTGTACGTGCTGTCGAAGGAAGAGGGTGGTCGCCACACGCCGTTCTTCAATGGCTACCGTCCGCAGTTCTACTTCCGCACCACCGACGTGACCGGCAGCCTGGTGCTGCCCGAGGGCACCGAGATGGTGATGCCCGGCGACAACATCAAGATGGTGGTGACGCTCATCGCGCCCATCGCCATGGAAGAGAAGCTTCGCTTCGCCATTCGCGAAGGTGGCCGCACCGTCGGCGCCGGCGTCGTGTCGAAGGTCCTGGAGTAA
- the rplV gene encoding 50S ribosomal protein L22: MNVQAKLYGVRLSAQKGRLVADLVRGQPVGQALNILAFTPKKGAKIIKKVLESAIANAEHNNGADIDELKITHIYVEKGPVLKRFQARAKGRGNRIVKPTCHVFLAVGDGKKD; encoded by the coding sequence ATGAACGTTCAAGCGAAACTCTATGGCGTGCGTCTGTCGGCCCAAAAAGGCCGGCTCGTCGCCGATCTCGTGCGTGGCCAGCCGGTCGGCCAGGCGCTCAACATCCTCGCCTTCACCCCGAAGAAGGGTGCGAAGATCATCAAGAAGGTGCTCGAGAGCGCGATCGCGAACGCCGAGCACAACAATGGCGCGGACATCGATGAGCTGAAGATCACGCACATCTACGTGGAAAAGGGCCCGGTGCTCAAGCGCTTCCAGGCGCGTGCAAAGGGTCGCGGCAACCGCATCGTGAAGCCCACCTGCCACGTCTTCCTCGCCGTTGGCGACGGGAAAAAGGACTAA
- the rpsJ gene encoding 30S ribosomal protein S10, whose translation MAQTLAKQKIRIRLKAFDYKLIDQSALEIVETAKRTGAVVKGPVPMPTRIERFDILRSPHKNKTSRDQFEIRTHLRLMDIIEPTDKTVDALMKLDLPAGVDVEIKL comes from the coding sequence ATGGCCCAGACCCTCGCAAAGCAGAAGATCCGCATCCGTCTCAAGGCGTTCGACTACAAGTTGATCGACCAGTCGGCGCTCGAGATCGTGGAAACGGCGAAGCGTACCGGTGCCGTGGTGAAGGGCCCCGTGCCCATGCCCACGCGCATCGAGCGCTTCGACATCCTGCGTTCGCCGCACAAGAACAAGACGTCGCGCGACCAGTTCGAAATTCGCACGCACCTGCGCCTCATGGACATCATCGAGCCCACCGACAAGACCGTGGACGCGCTGATGAAGCTGGACCTCCCGGCGGGCGTGGACGTCGAGATCAAGCTGTAA
- the rpsG gene encoding 30S ribosomal protein S7, giving the protein MPRRREIPKREILPDPKFKSEDVAKFINVLMTRGKKSVAERIMYGALDAIAKKSGKDPFEVFGAAIGNVKPSVEVKSRRVGGANYQVPVEVRPIRRAALAMRWLREAARKRGEKSMGQRLANELMEAAEGRGGAVKKKEEVHRMAEANKAFAHYRF; this is encoded by the coding sequence ATGCCCCGCCGTAGAGAGATTCCGAAGCGCGAGATCCTGCCGGATCCGAAGTTCAAGAGCGAAGACGTCGCCAAGTTCATCAATGTCCTGATGACCCGCGGCAAGAAGTCGGTCGCCGAGCGGATCATGTATGGCGCGCTCGACGCGATCGCCAAGAAGTCGGGTAAGGATCCCTTCGAAGTCTTCGGCGCGGCCATCGGCAACGTGAAGCCTTCGGTGGAAGTGAAGAGCCGCCGTGTTGGCGGTGCGAACTACCAGGTTCCGGTCGAGGTTCGTCCCATCCGCCGCGCGGCACTGGCCATGCGCTGGCTGCGTGAAGCTGCCCGCAAGCGCGGCGAGAAGAGCATGGGCCAGCGCCTGGCCAACGAGCTGATGGAAGCGGCGGAAGGCCGCGGCGGCGCCGTGAAGAAGAAGGAAGAAGTGCACCGCATGGCCGAAGCCAACAAGGCTTTCGCCCATTACCGTTTCTAA
- the rplC gene encoding 50S ribosomal protein L3 codes for MSLGLVGRKVGMMRIFNEDGTSVPVTVLDCGGNRVTQIKNADTDGYCAIQVAFGKRRATRVTKSMAGHFAKAGVEAGSVLREFRVAPNALGELKVGAELKVDMFTVGQKVDVSGSTIGKGFSGVIKRHHFSSNRASHGNSLSHNSAGSIGMAQDPGRVFPGKRMAGHLGDVNRTVQLLEIARVDAARSLLMVKGSVPGAKNGSVVVFPSAKAKAPKGGK; via the coding sequence ATGAGTCTCGGTCTCGTCGGCCGGAAGGTCGGCATGATGCGCATCTTCAACGAGGACGGCACCAGCGTCCCCGTGACGGTGCTCGACTGCGGTGGAAACCGCGTCACCCAGATCAAGAACGCCGACACCGATGGCTACTGCGCCATCCAGGTGGCATTCGGCAAGCGGCGCGCGACGCGCGTCACGAAATCCATGGCGGGTCATTTCGCCAAGGCCGGAGTCGAGGCGGGCAGCGTCCTGCGCGAGTTCCGCGTAGCGCCCAACGCCTTGGGCGAGCTCAAGGTCGGCGCCGAGCTGAAAGTGGACATGTTCACCGTCGGCCAGAAGGTCGACGTGTCGGGCTCGACCATCGGCAAGGGCTTCTCGGGCGTGATCAAGCGCCACCACTTCTCGTCTAACCGCGCCTCGCACGGTAACTCGCTGTCGCACAATTCGGCGGGCTCGATCGGCATGGCGCAGGACCCGGGCCGCGTGTTCCCCGGCAAGCGCATGGCGGGACACCTCGGCGATGTGAATCGCACCGTGCAGCTGCTCGAGATCGCCCGCGTCGATGCGGCGCGCTCGCTGCTGATGGTGAAGGGTTCCGTCCCCGGCGCGAAGAACGGCTCCGTGGTCGTCTTCCCGAGCGCGAAAGCCAAAGCGCCGAAGGGAGGCAAGTAA
- the rplB gene encoding 50S ribosomal protein L2 produces the protein MALIKTKPTSAGRRSMVKLVNPDLHKGGPFAKLTESQSKRAGRNHFGNITTRHQGGGHKQHYRIVDFRRNDKDGIPAKVERLEYDPNRSANIALLCYIDGERRYMIAPKGLVIGQKIESGAEAPIKVGNALPLRNIPVGTTVHCVEMQPGKGAQIARAAGAGVQLLAREGEYAQLRLRSGEIRRVHVNCRATIGEVGNEEHNLRQIGKAGANRWRGIRPTVRGETMNPVDHPLGGRTRGNRHPVSPWGQPAKGKKTRSNKRTQVMIVRSRHKKS, from the coding sequence ATGGCTCTCATCAAGACGAAACCCACCTCGGCCGGACGCCGGTCGATGGTGAAGCTGGTGAACCCCGACCTGCACAAGGGCGGGCCGTTCGCCAAGCTCACCGAAAGCCAGTCGAAGCGCGCGGGACGCAACCACTTCGGCAACATCACGACGCGCCACCAAGGCGGCGGGCACAAGCAGCACTACCGCATCGTGGACTTCCGTCGCAACGACAAGGACGGCATCCCGGCCAAGGTCGAGCGCCTCGAGTACGACCCGAACCGGAGCGCCAACATCGCGCTGCTGTGCTACATCGACGGCGAGCGCCGCTACATGATCGCCCCCAAGGGCCTCGTGATCGGCCAGAAGATCGAGAGCGGCGCGGAAGCGCCCATCAAGGTCGGCAACGCGCTCCCGCTGCGCAACATCCCGGTCGGCACGACGGTGCATTGCGTTGAGATGCAGCCGGGCAAAGGCGCGCAGATCGCGCGTGCCGCAGGCGCCGGCGTGCAACTGCTCGCCCGCGAAGGCGAGTACGCGCAGCTTCGCTTGCGCTCCGGCGAAATCCGCCGCGTGCACGTGAACTGCCGCGCGACGATCGGCGAAGTCGGCAACGAAGAGCACAACCTGCGCCAGATCGGCAAGGCCGGCGCGAACCGTTGGCGCGGCATCCGCCCGACGGTGCGCGGCGAAACCATGAACCCGGTGGACCATCCGCTTGGCGGCCGCACGCGCGGCAACCGCCACCCGGTGTCGCCGTGGGGCCAGCCCGCTAAGGGCAAGAAGACCCGGAGCAACAAGCGCACGCAGGTGATGATCGTGCGCAGCCGGCACAAGAAGTCCTAA
- the rplW gene encoding 50S ribosomal protein L23, with amino-acid sequence MNQERLMKVILAPVISEKATLVGEKHRQVIFEVLQDATKAEIKAAVELLFKEQKVEVAAVNVVNTKGKEKRHGRFIGRRRNIKKAYVSLKGEGDINFVEGVA; translated from the coding sequence ATGAATCAGGAACGACTGATGAAAGTGATCCTCGCTCCGGTGATCTCCGAAAAGGCGACGCTGGTGGGCGAGAAGCACCGCCAGGTGATCTTCGAGGTCCTCCAGGACGCGACCAAGGCCGAGATCAAGGCCGCCGTCGAGCTGCTCTTCAAGGAGCAGAAGGTCGAAGTCGCAGCGGTGAACGTCGTCAACACCAAGGGCAAGGAAAAGCGCCATGGGCGCTTCATCGGCCGTCGCCGCAACATCAAGAAGGCCTACGTGAGCCTCAAGGGTGAAGGCGACATCAACTTCGTGGAAGGAGTGGCCTAA
- the rpsS gene encoding 30S ribosomal protein S19: MARSIKKGPFVDGHLVKKVEAAQAAKDKRPIKTWSRRSTILPDFVGLTIAVHNGKQHIPVYVTENMVGHKLGEFALTRTFKGHSADKKVQAPSAPAAAPASAPAKK, translated from the coding sequence ATGGCACGTTCCATTAAGAAAGGCCCGTTCGTCGACGGGCACCTGGTGAAGAAAGTCGAAGCTGCGCAGGCCGCGAAGGACAAGCGTCCGATCAAGACCTGGTCGCGCCGCTCCACGATCCTTCCAGACTTCGTCGGCCTCACGATCGCGGTCCACAACGGCAAGCAGCACATCCCCGTGTACGTGACCGAGAACATGGTTGGTCACAAGCTGGGCGAGTTCGCGCTCACGCGTACCTTCAAGGGCCACTCGGCCGACAAAAAGGTCCAGGCACCGAGCGCGCCTGCTGCAGCCCCGGCGTCCGCGCCGGCGAAGAAGTAA
- the rplD gene encoding 50S ribosomal protein L4 codes for MELKVINEKGEALAPVAASEALFGRSYNEALIHQIVVAYHANGRSGTRQQKTRAEVRHSTKKPWRQKGTGRARAGMTSSPLWRGGGKTFPNTPDENFSQKVNRKMYRAGMASILSQLVREERLTVIDTFTIDQPKTKALIQKVKAMKFDEVLIITDRADENLLLSSRNLPNVLVLEARNADPVNLIRFSKVLLTKGAVKHLEEALA; via the coding sequence ATGGAACTCAAGGTCATCAATGAGAAGGGCGAAGCCCTTGCTCCGGTGGCGGCTTCCGAGGCGCTGTTCGGCCGGTCGTACAACGAAGCCCTGATCCACCAGATCGTCGTCGCCTATCACGCGAACGGCCGCTCCGGCACGCGCCAGCAGAAGACGCGCGCGGAAGTGCGCCACTCGACCAAGAAGCCCTGGCGTCAAAAGGGTACCGGTCGCGCTCGCGCGGGCATGACGTCCAGCCCGCTGTGGCGCGGTGGCGGAAAGACTTTCCCGAACACCCCTGACGAGAATTTCTCGCAGAAGGTGAACCGCAAGATGTACCGCGCGGGCATGGCGTCAATCCTTTCGCAGCTGGTGCGCGAAGAGCGCCTGACCGTGATCGATACGTTCACCATCGACCAACCCAAGACCAAGGCCCTGATCCAGAAGGTCAAGGCGATGAAGTTCGACGAGGTCCTGATCATCACGGATCGCGCCGACGAAAACCTGCTGCTTTCCTCGCGCAACCTGCCGAACGTGCTGGTGCTCGAGGCGCGCAACGCCGACCCCGTGAACCTCATCCGGTTCTCGAAGGTCCTGCTCACCAAGGGCGCGGTGAAGCATCTCGAGGAGGCACTGGCATGA